The stretch of DNA CCGCATCCCGCGTGGCTCCGGCGCAAACCGCAGCCGGTGATGGATTCGATCGGTAAGACCCTCCGGAGGAGGAAGATTGGCCAGCAGGCGCAGCGTATGCTCCGCCTCCGTCAGCCGTGTATCGGATTGTGGGGATTCCTGATTCATCGCGCACTCCTGGAGTGGCTCAACAAAGTAGACAAAAGATTGCGGGCGCGAAAAAGCCGCGAGCGAACCGTGGATTCCGTAGTACCCAGAACCTGTGCGATCTCCACGCTCGAAAGCTCCTCAAATGCGGAGAGGATCAGCACCCTCTGCTCCTTCTCCGGTAACTGCTCAACCGCGCGCAGAACATGCGCATGGTGCTGCGCAGAAGCGACACGCTCCTCCGCCGTAAGACCGCTGGCAGGCAGCACACGCGCCAGATCCGAAATATCATCCGTCTCTGGCCGCGTCTTCGAACGCCGCTTGCGATCCAAAACCACATTCCATACGATGCGCACCAGCCACACCCGCGCATCGCGAATCTCGCTCAACGAATCACGATGCCGCAGCACGCGAAGATACGTCTCCTGCACCGCATCCTCCGCATCCGCACCATTGCGCAGCACCGAATAAGCAACGCGATACAGAGTCGACGCATACTCATCCACCAGCGCTGCAATCGCAGCCTCTGACCTCGACGCGCTCTCTTGCTGTGCCTCGTGCTCAGCCTCGTGTTGTTCGCGTACGGACGTAGCCGGACTCTCCATCCAACCTGCGAGTGTTGCAGAACAGGTGCTCATAGCCTACCGGACGCAATCGCTTCGTGCTTCGCTCAGATTGTGACTGTGCCATTACGGGAAAATAAAAATGGCCCGCAAGCGCGAGCCATTTTCAAACCAATGTTACCGGCCCCGTGCCGCCCTTATTTCTTGGCGCTGAGCTTCCCTGCCGCAATCGCTCCAGCAGAACCAGTCTTGTCGGCATCCTTGATCTTGGCCCAAAGCTGCTTGGCCTGATCCACCTTGCCCGTCGATGCATACAGATCGGCCAGCGCAAGCTGAGCCGTGTATGCCGGAACAGTCGCCGACGGCTTGGCCGCAACTGCGTTGTAAAGATCAATAGCCTGCGCATCGCGGCCCGTCTGGTGATAGAACCCAGCCAGGGCAAACTTAGCCAGCGTCGAGAGATCGCTGTTCCACGAGTCGGCGGCAATCTTCAGCTCGCTCTCAGCAGAAGCAGTCTGTCCAAGCTCCTGGTAGGTCAGCCCCGCAAAATAATGCGCCCGACCGCCCTCTGGAAGCCATCCATACTGACTCGCGACCTGCACAAACTGCTGATTCGCAGCCTTCGACCGCTCAGCAGCCGTCGCATACACATCCTTCTCGGTAGGCGCCCCAGGCTGAGCCAGCGGAGCACTGTACACATCCAGGGCCGAACCAAGCGCACCCTCAGCCGCACGAGAGCGCTGATTGTAGAAAACGGCTCCGGCAATCAACACCGCCAGGATCAGAACACCGATAACCGACAGGCGGATGACACTGGAGCGATTCGTCTCGACCCAGCTAACGCTACTCTGAGTAGCTTGTACGAATTTGTCTTGTTTAAGCGCGTGACGCGTTTGAGAATCCACGAGAGTCCTTAATCAATTTTCCGGAAGAGATTCATTGCAGGCCAGCATACAGCAGAATGAAACACAGGCACAGCCACCACAACCCTACCAGTCTAACAGGGGCCAGAGACCAGCGTCCATCAGACAAAAATCCAACAGCAGCCAAGCCAGTACAAAGCACAACTTCCAGCCTTAACCATTGCCCTAGCCTTCGTCTTTGCCTTTGCAGTTGCCCTTGCAGTTCTGTCTGTCATTCCCGAAGGGAATCTGCTTCTAGCCTTACCCATCACCCTTGCCCTAGCCCTTCTCGTAAGGCTCACTCAGAATTCATCTTTGCATTTGGTCGCCCTGATACTCGCCATTTGTGTAAGGCATATGCTGCATAGGCTAGCTGCACGAGACCCACCACAATATAGATGAGAACAAGGTTTCTGTATCCAAGTGGTGTGTCGATTGAGGGGTTAAAGGGCACTATTAAAGCAGCAAGGAAGAGGCTAGGCATGTTGTAGCTGCTCCGTTGACAGTGTTTGGATGGAGGCGAGCACTTCGTCATATGATCTCTGCTGTGTGCGAAACTCCGCCGCATACCGGATGCTCACGATCAAACCACCCCACACCACCCAGGCAAAGATGTTTCAGGGCGTTGGAACGAGAATGGCATGCGCTATGCCCGAACCTTCTCCTCCGCCAAAAACAGGAGCTGGATGTTGGATTCTCCACCAGGTAGTGGACATATAAACAATTGGAATATCGGCAAAGCCGAATATAGCCAGCACTGCGCAGATCGTCGCCCGACTGGGGCCGTCTGTCATTCTTCGCAAAATCAAATAGGCAGCATAAATCAGGGTCAGCATGAGCGCGGTCGTCAACCGGGCGTCCCACGTCCACCAGATCCCCCATTCTTCGTGACCCCAGAGCGAGCCAGTGACCATACCACGAACGCAGTAAACCACGCCTATCTCCGCTGTAAAATGCAAGTAAACAAGAAACAAATGAAGCTCCAGCAAAGACGAAACAATGCAGAGGAAAAATATCTTTACCCGCAAAAAACCTTCACCACCTGACATCGGTAGCGTGGCTTTTCTGGCGCTCGCTTTATGTATGCAATCCTCTATATTCGCCCAGACCAAGACCAGCCCGCTACAGCCTGTCCCGGCATCCTGGG from Acidicapsa ligni encodes:
- a CDS encoding RNA polymerase sigma factor, encoding MSTCSATLAGWMESPATSVREQHEAEHEAQQESASRSEAAIAALVDEYASTLYRVAYSVLRNGADAEDAVQETYLRVLRHRDSLSEIRDARVWLVRIVWNVVLDRKRRSKTRPETDDISDLARVLPASGLTAEERVASAQHHAHVLRAVEQLPEKEQRVLILSAFEELSSVEIAQVLGTTESTVRSRLFRARNLLSTLLSHSRSAR
- a CDS encoding YfgM family protein, producing MDSQTRHALKQDKFVQATQSSVSWVETNRSSVIRLSVIGVLILAVLIAGAVFYNQRSRAAEGALGSALDVYSAPLAQPGAPTEKDVYATAAERSKAANQQFVQVASQYGWLPEGGRAHYFAGLTYQELGQTASAESELKIAADSWNSDLSTLAKFALAGFYHQTGRDAQAIDLYNAVAAKPSATVPAYTAQLALADLYASTGKVDQAKQLWAKIKDADKTGSAGAIAAGKLSAKK
- a CDS encoding cytochrome c biogenesis protein, yielding MFLVYLHFTAEIGVVYCVRGMVTGSLWGHEEWGIWWTWDARLTTALMLTLIYAAYLILRRMTDGPSRATICAVLAIFGFADIPIVYMSTTWWRIQHPAPVFGGGEGSGIAHAILVPTP